The Halichoerus grypus chromosome 9, mHalGry1.hap1.1, whole genome shotgun sequence genome has a window encoding:
- the LOC118547698 gene encoding olfactory receptor 2H2-like, whose protein sequence is MITVCNDSHSDFILLGFSEKPYWEKILFWVVLIFYCLTIAGNIVIILVYSKDPKLHIPMYFFLCNLSLLDLCFTSSCIPQMLVNFWGPKKTISYIGCAIQLYVFLWLGATECVLLVVMAVDRYVAVCHPLQYTAIMHPKLCLQLAILAWGAGLVQSLVQSLATLQLPFCSHRRVDDIVCEVPALIQASSADTTYNEIQMSIASIILLVVPLVIILSSYGAVAKALLRIKSAAGQKKAFSTCISHLLVVSLFYGTVTAVYLQPKNRYSQEQGKFFTLFYTVATPSLNPLIYTLRNKEVKGALIRLGRRMGFPE, encoded by the coding sequence ATGATCACAGTTTGCAATGACAGCCACAGTGATTTCATCCTCCTAGGCTTCTCTGAGAAGCCATATTGGGAGAAGATACTTTTCTGGGTGGTTCTGATCTTTTATTGTTTGACTATTGCAGGAAATATAGTCATAATTCTTGTTTACTCAAAGGATCCTAAACTCCACATCcccatgtatttctttctttgcaaCCTTTCCCTGCTAGATCTCTGTTTCACCAGCAGCTGCATTCCACAGATGTTAGTTAATTTCTGGGGTCCAAAGAAGACCATCAGCTACATTGGCTGTGCCATTCAACTCTATGTCTTCTTGTGGCTTGGGGCCACTGAATGTGTCCTTCTTGTGGTTATGGCTGTGGACCGCTATGTGGCAGTGTGTCATCCACTGCAATATACTGCTATCATGCACCCCAAACTCTGTCTGCAGCTGGCCATCCTTGCATGGGGGGCTGGCCTGGTCCAGTCTCTGGTCCAGTCTCTTGCCACCCTCCAGTTACCCTTCTGCTCCCACCGCAGGGTGGATGACATTGTGTGTGAAGTCCCAGCCCTGATTCAGGCCTCTAGTGCAGACACCACCTACAATGAAATCCAGATGTCCATAGCCAGCATCATTCTCCTGGTGGTACCCCTGGTCATCATTCTTTCCTCATACGGGGCTGTTGCTAAGGCTTTGCTAAGAATAAAGTCAGCTGCAGGGCAGAAGAAGGCATTCAGTACCTGCATTTCTCACCTTCTTGTGGTCTCCCTCTTCTATGGCACGGTCACAGCTGTTTATCTTCAACCCAAGAACCGCTATTCTCAGGAACAGGGCAAGTTCTTCACCCTTTTCTACACTGTTGCAACCCCATCTCTTAATCCGCTCATCTACACCTTAAGGAACAAGGAGGTCAAGGGGGCACTAATAAgactggggaggaggatgggattCCCAGAATAA